One window of Parambassis ranga chromosome 3, fParRan2.1, whole genome shotgun sequence genomic DNA carries:
- the tmem208 gene encoding transmembrane protein 208 produces MAPKGKVGTKGKKQIYEENEATLKFYTRVILGANAIYAAVNFLIFYSSSTFWTWLLLIFALAVYVGSYRSMSAMAKPVFAEDGSLLDGGIDLNMEQGMAEHLKDVILLTAIVQVLSTISSYFWYLWLLAPARALHLLWVNFLGPWFMAESPSAPEEVNEKKQRRQERRQMKRF; encoded by the exons CCCAAAGGTAAAGTTGGCACAAAGGGAAAGAAGCAGATCTACGAGGAGAATGAGGCGACTCTGAAGTTTTACACAAGAGTCATCCTTGGAGCTAAC GCAATATATGCTGCTGTAAATTTCCTTATTTTCTACAGTTCATCCACATTTTGGACATGG CTGCTGCTCATTTTTGCACTAGCAGTTTATGTTGGGAGCTACCGCTCCATGTCTGCCATGGCCAAGCCAGTGTTTGCTGAGGATGGAAGTCTGCTGGATGGAGGGATAGACTTGAACATGGAGCAGGGAATGGCTGA GCACCTGAAGGACGTCATCCTCCTTACAGCCATAGTGCAAGTTCTCAGTACAATCTCCTCATATTTCTGGTATCTCTGGCTGCTG gctccGGCCCGTGCCCTGCACTTGCTGTGGGTCAACTTTCTGGGTCCATGGTTCATGGCAGAAAGCCCGTCGGCACCGGAGGAGGTGAatgagaagaagcagagaagaCAAGAGCGCCGACAGATGAAGAGATTCTGA